The Oryzias melastigma strain HK-1 linkage group LG13, ASM292280v2, whole genome shotgun sequence genome window below encodes:
- the scn3b gene encoding sodium channel subunit beta-3 isoform X2: MLTLNRVLLNTVAFLILSVQLCRPVCVDVPSDTEAVLGTQMRLTCISCMKREEVKARTLVNWFYFSDSGDVTHIYKYENSKETDVDGPFKGRLVWNGSKDLQDLSIVILNVTLNDSGLYQCQVSREFDFRFFTPTFSITKNISLTVKEKASEDTTAIYSEIMMYVLLVFLTFWLLVEMVYCYRKISKSDDQAQDTAY, encoded by the exons ATGCTCACTCTGAACAGAGTTCTACTCAACACTGTGgcctttttgattttgtctg TCCAATTGTGCAGGCCAGTATGTGTGGATGTACCGTCGGATACGGAAGCAGTCCTCGGGACCCAGATGAGGCTGACCTGCATCTCCTGTATGAAGAGGGAGGAGGTCAAAGCACGGACGCTCGTGAACTGGTTCTACTTTTCAGATTCAGGTGACGTGACTCAT ATATACAAATACGAGAACTCTAAAGAGACAGATGTGGACGGACCCTTCAAAGGTCGTTTGGTCTGGAACGGGAGCAAAGACTTGCAAGATCTCTCCATTGTGATCCTCAACGTCACCTTAAACGACAGCGGTTTATACCAGTGCCAGGTTTCTCGGGAGTTTGATTTTCGCTTCTTTACTCCCACCTTTTCCATCACAAAGAACATCAGTCTGACGGTGAAAGAGAAAG CCTCTGAGGACACCACGGCAATCTACTCTGAGATCATGATGTATGTGTTGCTTGTGTTCTTGACCTTCTGGCTTCTGGTAGAAATGGTGTACTGCTACAGAAAGATCTCCAAGTCTGATGACCAGGCGCAGGACACGGC gTATTGA
- the scn3b gene encoding sodium channel subunit beta-3 isoform X1: MLTLNRVLLNTVAFLILSVQLCRPVCVDVPSDTEAVLGTQMRLTCISCMKREEVKARTLVNWFYFSDSGDVTHIYKYENSKETDVDGPFKGRLVWNGSKDLQDLSIVILNVTLNDSGLYQCQVSREFDFRFFTPTFSITKNISLTVKEKASEDTTAIYSEIMMYVLLVFLTFWLLVEMVYCYRKISKSDDQAQDTATNYLAIPSEQKDNPAAPVTE; encoded by the exons ATGCTCACTCTGAACAGAGTTCTACTCAACACTGTGgcctttttgattttgtctg TCCAATTGTGCAGGCCAGTATGTGTGGATGTACCGTCGGATACGGAAGCAGTCCTCGGGACCCAGATGAGGCTGACCTGCATCTCCTGTATGAAGAGGGAGGAGGTCAAAGCACGGACGCTCGTGAACTGGTTCTACTTTTCAGATTCAGGTGACGTGACTCAT ATATACAAATACGAGAACTCTAAAGAGACAGATGTGGACGGACCCTTCAAAGGTCGTTTGGTCTGGAACGGGAGCAAAGACTTGCAAGATCTCTCCATTGTGATCCTCAACGTCACCTTAAACGACAGCGGTTTATACCAGTGCCAGGTTTCTCGGGAGTTTGATTTTCGCTTCTTTACTCCCACCTTTTCCATCACAAAGAACATCAGTCTGACGGTGAAAGAGAAAG CCTCTGAGGACACCACGGCAATCTACTCTGAGATCATGATGTATGTGTTGCTTGTGTTCTTGACCTTCTGGCTTCTGGTAGAAATGGTGTACTGCTACAGAAAGATCTCCAAGTCTGATGACCAGGCGCAGGACACGGC GACAAACTACCTAGCCATCCCTTCAGAGCAGAAAGACAATCCAGCTGCTCCAGTTACCGAATAA